The sequence ATTGATCACGACTCACCACAATGAATCTCTACAGAAAATCACtttaatacaatatatatatatacactgctccaaaaaataaagggaacactaaaataacacatcctagatctgaatgaatgaaatattcttattaaatactttttttctttacatagttgaatgtgctgacaacaaaatcacacaaaattcAAATTgaattcaaaatcaaatttatcaacccatggaggtctggatttggagtcgcactcaaaattaaagtagaaaaccacactacaggctgatccaactttgatgtaatgtcatgctcctgatgaggtggcagatggtctcctgagggatctcctcccagacctcgACTAAatcatctgccaactcctggacagtctgtggtgcaacgtggcgttggtggatggagcgagacatgatgtcccagatgtgctcatttggattcaggtctggggaacgggcgggccagtccatagcatcaatgccttcctcttgcaggaactgctgacacactccagccacatgaggtctagcattcttgcattaggaggaacccagggccaactgcaccagcatatggtcttacaaggggtctgaggatctcatctcggtacttaatggcagtcaggctacctctggcgagccccccaaagaaatgccaccccacaccatgattgacccaccgccaaaccggttatgctggaggatgttgcaggcagcagaacgttctccacggtgtctccagactctgtcacgtctgctcagtgtgaacctgctttcatctgtgaagagcacagggcgccagtggcgaatttgccaatcttggtgttctctggcaaatgccaaacgtcctgcacggtgttgggctgtaagcacaacccccacctgtggacgtcgggccctcataccaccctcatggagtctgtttctgaccgtttgagcagacacatgcacatttgtggcctgctggaggtcattttgcagggctctggcagtgctcctcctgctcctccttgcacaaaggcggaggtagcggtcctgctgctgggttgttgccctacTATGGCCTcctctcctgatgtactggcctgtctcctggtagcgcctccatgttctggacactacgctgacagacacagcaaaccttcttgtcacagctcgcattgatgtgccatcctggatgagctgcactacctgagccacttgtgtcggttgtagactccgtctcatgctaccactagagtgaaagcaccgccagcattcaaaagtgaccaaaacatcagccaggaagcataggaactgagaactGGTCTGTGGtcgccacctgcagaaccactcctttattgggggtgtctttaATTTCCACcagttgtctattccatttgcacaacagcatttgaaatctattgtcaatcagtgttgcttcctaagtggacagtttgatttcacagaagtgtgattgacttggagttacattgtgttgtttaagtgttccctttatttttttgagcagtgtatatattatcTGGTCAATTATGTGCAGGGGAATTTAAATGCATACACATAGATTTTAGGAATTGATAGACAGTCAGACATTTTAATCTCTACATTATCATTGAGGGTTCATCCAATTTCATGGATACTGAATAATGAGGATACTATAGAATGGGTTTAGGGTATGAAAGTATACCTCACTGTACTATGGAGTAGAAACGCGTTCCTTCAGAATTTGCTGAAGGAACTAACCAAAGAAAAAAATGAGCGCAGAAGAGCTGATCATTCGAAGTAAAAGCAAGGAGAGCTTCTTTAATGAAGAACAGTACTGTGATTTACCTGTGGTGCATTTTCGaaaaagaacagaacagataaTATTAGAAATACTCAGAACGCACCATGTTTCAGCCGACTGGTCTTCCTCAGGCAATGCATTGTCCTCTCTGAGTGTTTTAAGCCTTTGTTATGTGATCTGTTCTGGAAGTTTTTAAGATGTACCACAGAACCTATGTGAGTACATTACTTCATTAAAGCTTTACTTTTAATCACAAAGAAGCTGTAATTTTTCTTGTTTTGTCAGCCCTGTTCTTAATATAGCCAGGATAGAAGGTTGTTTCTTGTGAATCAAAATGATTATTTGTCATAAGCGGAATTAGTAAACATTAGGTGATGTTTGCATACGGTTTGGATTAGTGGTATTAGTTTGTTTAGAATATGGGGCCAATTGAGCTATACAGATTACCTCAATACTTAGATGTATATTTTCAATAGCGCGAAAAGCTTCTTGCTCTGATGTTTGAGAAGAACCAGCACCACTACTCGAGGGTGCTGGTGTACTTATGCTGGATACTTGAGTCAAGATGCCATCGTCATTTTCAAAAACAGGGTTCACTCTCAATGTGTTCTCAAAGGCATAGGGAGCAATTGTATGCCTATAACACAAAGGAGATAACAGGATCGTAATAACCAAGCTATAAAACAATAACTAGCTATTGTAGCAAAACTCTAAAACAATTAAAAAGGTTATTAAAAAAAAGGCCTGCTTACACCAAAGTCACAGTCTTTCGGTTCCCGAAACATTTCTTGTTTATGAATACCAAGATGCCTATGATGGCACAAACCAAGGTGAGGCTTCCCACCAGGCAGGCTATGAAAATGGCTGGATCTACAGGCAGTGACACCAGCTCATTGCAGCGCACTCCGTGATAGTGCCAGTATTTCCCTACAGGAcatctaaaatgtttgagagaaAACAGGATTAGTGTCAACCCCATTGGCTATAGTTCCTTCtactacagtaaaaaaaaaaaaaaaaattatatctcAATATGTCAAAAATGCCTTTCAGATTCAACAAAGCCCTAGGGCACGTGCTGGAGCATTGTTGAATCCGAAAAGCTCTTGAAGaatttcatatatatatttttcgtgCAATACAACATCAAGAAGAGCTATGTTGCTAGTGTTTCAGTTGGTGGAAAGTGAGGACCGTAGCTTTCTGTTTGGCCGGTTAGCTCGTGGCTACCTGCAGGTGGCTCCATGACCCTGGATGATGTCACAAAGGCCCCCGTTGAAGCAGTATTCTTCCTCCAAGTTACAAATGCTCTGGCAGGGCAGACCGTCCGTAGTGCTGTAACCAGGGTCACACAAACACTCAGCCTCCTGGGTCCAACTGTTTACCACACATTGGGAGAACTCATTGCAGGCCAAGAACTTGCAGGGATCTGCTTGGTCAGCTGAAATGAGCAAGAGGATAATTCATTAGCATTAATGAAATgctgttcacctctctctctccccgattTGTTCCTTCATTGTCCTCGCATGCAAAGGACAAATGGTCCTATGTTATCGGAGATCCTTGGGATGTCCATACCCCACATTGAAGTTTAAAtgaaatggttaaggttaggggttagggtaggaaCGTCCCAAGAATCCCGGATAGCACTGACCAAGGAGAAACTGGAGGGCACGTTGATTGATGTGAATAAAGGTGTCTGTTTTAAATAAGGTGCAGGTAATGAGGTTTTTGCCAGGGAAGTGCTTGTGAGACTAGAGAGTAATGATTTTTGACATCATCTGCAGAGGACAACGCAGTTATGCTGCTGTGGCATTCTTTTGGCCTTTCCAGATTGAGCATTCTAGAAGTATAATTAATCCTCCGGGCCCCCATCATTTAGATAGGAGCTGTTTCTGTCTATGACAGTGAGCACATTCTGAGGCCAATATAGAGATTGCTTACCAGGTTCTATGTCCAGGTAGCGACTGTCAATCTCAATGTCTAGTCGTTTGGATGCAGTGTTGCAGAAGTCTTCTAGCACACAGTGAATGGCCTGTGTCAGGTTATGTGGCACATCTTTTTCTACTTTCATCTTGCTGTtcaccacaacactaccattCCTGAAGTTGAGGATTTCCAATTGCTTAAATCCTGTCAAATTAGATTGCAGATATGGGAGAAGCTGGAAAAGAGGGGGGATTAACTAAATTAATGGGTATAGAGCACACATTTGATGCTTCAGCACTTCCCTTTCATTCACATGTGGGATTCCACTCTCACGGTAATTTGACTAGTAATTCTGTTGACATTCAAAACTATCTGATTTGATTCGCTTTTAGCTTTAAGGAGGAAATGGTATTGGTTGGCATGGTAGTCCTCAAGACATCATTATGGCAAACAccatttaaattaaaaaatgtaatggCCATTGTTATGGTAATTTGGGACAGAGTACGCCAATTTGGCATACAGTATTTTACATGAAAGTCATCTTAAAACCATCACCAATGCCATCCCCATGAAGGACTCGTGAATTAAAATGGGTATAAGAATTCAAATGAAGAGATTTGAATTCAAATGAATGTTTTATccaatatttctctctcttcacactaTGAGTTTGGAGTCATTTAAACAGAAGTGCACATTGTTTTACTGCTAAAATGTATGCATACATAATCTCATTCATCACAATAAAACCATGCAAATTACAGGCTTGAAATGATCAACATTACTAAATGTAGCACAAAACCATGCATTAGTTAGTATCCCTTCTGTAAGAAGTTAGTTAGTTCCAAGTTAAAAGAGAAAAGGTTAAAATGTAAGAAACTGACCAGGCCATTGAGACCTGTACAACGACAAATCTGTCAACAAAAATCTGTCCatgaaacaaatacaaaaacCAACAATACAACCGTTTTCAAATCCACCAGAACAATCTTCAAATCTGTCAAATTCTCTATTCTAGCCATATCTATGGCATCTCTCCATTTACCGAGTCCATTGAAAGTTTCTGATTGGCAATTATAAAAATGACCTTGACTGCCAGCAAGAATAATAGACTGAGCATCACTATTATAGCTGCTCGCTCGTCTTCAATAGTAAGGTACCTGCATTTAGACAAGCGAGAACTACAGGAAAACCAAATACTGTGAGAAGGAAACATGATGGTGCTTTAACGCAGCTGTTCAATGCCTGTATACCAAGAGTTAAGAGGCATTATGGAGCTGTATCTGATTGGGTTACTTCACTTATCACCAGGGCCAGGTCACTATGGCTGAGTCTACAcagacagcccaattctgatcttttttatCTCACTAATGTGTCTTTTGACCAATTAGatagctctgaaaaagatctgatgtgaaaagatatgatgtgattggtcaaaagaccaattagtgtgaaaaaaatatcagaattgggctgcctgtctaaacacagcctaTGGGCCTCATACAACCTCATTCACCTCGCAGAGCACCATGCTCCATACTGTAGTAAGGCCCCCAGCAAACGTGCTGCTAGCAGGGGTATTGCTTAGGTACATCCATGTACCTCAGCATTTCAAATCCAACAAGTTCGCAATCCTCACTGTTGCTGTAGTCTTAACCCCCTGCTTTGCACAAACTAGGTGCGTATAGCAATAACCTTTCAATGTTCATTTGAGTAAATAACATAATACTTTTTACAGTATATTATGTCATCAAAATACAGTTTTTCTTAGTATTGAGTTCATTAAATTGTGTACACAAACTTCCAGGATGCATGACAAACTCGCTTAAACTAGTCTAGATGTTACACGTGTATCTACTGGTTCTTTTTTGGATGTCCTGGTGAAACCACCCTACCATATTCTCAATTATCGAAAATGTTTTGCAGTTAACATTTTCTAATCAAACAAATGGGTAGTATTTTTTTATGAAGTTACTTAAACCTCCATTTCCAATATTATTGGTTGCTACACAAACCAGTAGAGACAGGAGTAAAATAAGTAGTATGACAATGGGGGCTCTAGGATACATCACAAATGGGGTACGACGTTTAACAGAAATTGATTTTTCGTTTAAATGGGCCTGAACTGGAACTACCTAATGAAATTAGTCAGAACTTGCCATAACTGGCATTTACATTGACTGACCAAGTCTAGCTTTCTATTGAAATAATTCAAACATTTGTTGACCTTTGTCTTGCTAGCCCATTTAAAGGACAGTTAAGCTATTATGAAAACATACAGTAGTAACTATACTTACAAAAACTATTGTGAATACTTACCAATTCAAACTTCTGACCACATTCGTTTTTGGCAGAAAACATTCTTTTGCAGAATAATTGGACACACTGGTTAATGTTGAATCCCTGGTTTGGGCAACCACTTAAGATTGGAGATGGAGTATGGATGTTTTTATTAGATATGTAGCTGATTGAAATTACAAGACGTCTGGTTAACTTTATTGGATGCACTTAATTGtgaattaactgacttgcctatttaaattgAATGAAATATTCTAAAAGTAATGCAGCAGAAGTTCACAATTTTCTAATAGATAAATCCAGGAATTGTCCTGCATTTCGTCCTGCACCACAACATTGCAATGCATTAAATGCATAGTAGAAAGTGATTGTGACACAAGTTTGCTCTATAGTATTCCAAACTTTTGTGCTGtgaatttcgctacacccgcaataacatctgctaatcatgtgtatatgaccaatacaatttgatttggtttgatttgaattAGTATGAGCTGACAGGCTTATGTTTTTATGTATTTTATATCACAATATCAAGTAAATCTTACATAAACAACATGTTCCATTTCAAGACTGCACCAGTAGATTTCTGCCCTCCAGTACTCCCGCTTCCATTCTACTCTGCAGTGTCTGGATCCCTGTTAGTAAGAGCAGGCAATCCAATTTGTATTGATATCCATCCCATGTTAAAGCCCGAGGACGTTACATAACACAAAGTTAAGGCACTTCTGTGGAATTCAAGAACATTTCCCACTACCAAACTCAAGCTAAGCCTTAAAACCAAATATAGACGTCGGATGTAGGGCAAGTTGGACGAGATTCAGAACATTAGCTGCAATTGCAATTGGTATGAATGCAGATCTCTAAAAGAAAGCAGTGTTTATCTTTGTTGGGCTTAAGTGATTATGGTTTGTTCTTGAGGAGGCAGGGCTGTCCAAAATAGCAATGGTAATGCTGAACGTAAACAATGTGATGACGTACCAATTCCTTACGACCTATTTGTATTGGGAGGAAAGCTTGTTCTCTCTTGTGCTCTTGAACCAATTGTATCACCCATGCTATTAGCTGTAATCCTGCCTATATCCTGTAAAGACGTACCTGAAATctcatactgtacatgtacagttgaagtcggaagtttacatacacttaggttggagtcattaaaactagtttttcaaccactccacaaatgacttgttaacaaactatagttttggcaggtcggttaggacatctactttgtgcatgacacaagtcatttttccaacaattgtttacagacagactatttcacttataattcactgcatcacaattccagtgggtcagaagtttacatacactaagttgactgtgcctttaaacagcttggaaaattccagaaaattatggctttagaagcttctgataggctatttgacataatttgagtcaattggaggtgtacttgtggatgcatttca is a genomic window of Oncorhynchus tshawytscha isolate Ot180627B linkage group LG11, Otsh_v2.0, whole genome shotgun sequence containing:
- the LOC112262337 gene encoding interphotoreceptor matrix proteoglycan 2-like, translated to MKVEKDVPHNLTQAIHCVLEDFCNTASKRLDIEIDSRYLDIEPADQADPCKFLACNEFSQCVVNSWTQEAECLCDPGYSTTDGLPCQSICNLEEEYCFNGGLCDIIQGHGATCRCPVGKYWHYHGVRCNELVSLPVDPAIFIACLVGSLTLVCAIIGILVFINKKCFGNRKTVTLVHTIAPYAFENTLRVNPVFENDDGILTQVSSISTPAPSSSGAGSSQTSEQEAFRAIENIHLSIEIPRQLYTTRPDKLVSEMVDFHHCIPHNETWRPPNEYRTCCLSRASENECFEVTVL